One genomic segment of Danio aesculapii chromosome 15, fDanAes4.1, whole genome shotgun sequence includes these proteins:
- the LOC130242344 gene encoding uncharacterized protein LOC130242344 yields MSLACLSLSAGEASMEALELELEAVESQIRSLETKREGIRALLLTRTRSSEVSVRYNDNLPVSSTPRVSLSRPSAPRTRFAQASFTPTPGYHGPWVQPRKVLARSRGRTSPPPVFEIPTENRFAPLRETGRDVAIIGDSIVRHVRSTSSKGNKVRTFCFPGARVKNISAQIPTILSAAESLGAAVLHVGTNDTGLRQTEILKKDFRSLIETVRRTSPATQIIVSGPLPTYRRGNERFSRLFALNEWLLTWCEEQKLLFANNWNLFWERPRLFRADGLHPSRAGAELLSDNITRTLRSI; encoded by the coding sequence agtgcaggagaggcatcgatggaggcgctggagctggagctggaagcggtggagtcccagattcgctcgctggagacgaagcgagagggcatcagagcactgctcttaacccgtactcgctcgtctgaggtaagtgtccgatacaacgacaatctcccagtttcttcaaccccgcgtgtttctctgtccaggcccagcgcaccgaggacgcggttcgcccaggcgtcgttcacgccgacacccggctaccacggcccctgggtgcagccgcgtaaggtgcttgccaggtcccggggcagaacgtctcctcctccggtgttcgagatccccacggagaaccgcttcgcccctctccgcgagacgggtcgcgatgttgccatcattggcgactcaatcgtccgccacgtccgctccacttcatccaaaggtaacaaagtacgcactttctgcttccctggtgcccgagttaagaatatttctgcacagatacctactatcctgagcgctgccgagagcctcggtgccgccgtcctccacgtggggacgaacgacaccgggctccggcagacggagatcctgaagaaggacttcaggagcctgatcgagacggttcgacgcacttcgcccgccacgcagatcatcgtttctggaccgcttcctacctaccgccgaggaaatgaaaggttcagtagactttttgctctgaatgaatggctattaacatggtgtgaagaacagaaattgctctttgccaataactggaatcttttctgggagcgtcctaggcttttccgcgctgatgggctgcaccccagtcgagctggagctgaactcctgtcggacaacatcaccagaacacttcgctctatctga